GTTGGCCACAAAGAGGCTTGGCCGTTCGCGATCATGCAGATTTGACGCCACAACCCCCAGACCTTTTGCACCGGAAACAGGAGTCATATCCGGGATGAACTTAAACGTTCCATCTCCCTGATTCAGATGCAGTCGATCGGGCGTCCCAACGAATACAGAGGGTGAACAGGCCAATCCCTCACAAATAGCAGTATAGACATTCTGTCCCATGAGGTAGTTGACATCAAACACATCCGGAAGTCCATCCGCGTTCAAGTCAACAACAACACAACTCGCCGTCCACTGCTCTCCCGTTAGACCACACTTATCTGTAACATCCTCGAAAGTGCCGTCTCCATTGTTATGGTAAAGTCGATTGCGACCAATGTTGGCGATATAGAGATCAGGAAATCCGTCGTTATCGAAGTCGGCTACAGTCGGACCCTGGCCGTAGCCCTGATTCCCAAGCCCTGATTGAACCGTAATCTCTTCAAATGAATCACCCACGTTTCGGAACAATCGGTCGGTGTAAATTCTGGATGGGGAAGGCTCCCTTTTACCAGATTTCCATTCTGCCCCTTGGGTAAAGTATAAGTCGGGCCATTCGTCTCCGTCGAAGTCTACAACGGCTACCCCTCCCCCATTTGACTCAAAGACACGTACGCCCCTGGTCGATGGATCGGGGCCATTGAAGTAGGTAAAATCGATACCGTTACTTGATAATGAAAACTGGATCAATGCATCGACAGGAGCTTCAGTCTCGCCAGCCGAGAGATGGAGATTGATTTGCGGTAATTGAAACTCTGGATAAGATGATAGATCATTTTTTTTTGCCAGATTTTGTGCGTCTTGAACCAGCGGCAGGTCCCGATTCAACAGAGGCGCACATCGCGTTAAATTTTCTTGCGGCCAATCGGCGGTGGAAAACAGGTCTCGTGCCACGACTCCCCAGGCACATGCTTCCCAAATTCGCCCCATTTTCTCCAATAATTCCAGGGTTCGTTGAAATGCTGCTTCGTTGAGGCCATTACTTCGTAATACATCATCAACCTGTTGAGTCAGTTCAACCATCTCTATCGCACGCTCGCGAAAAACTGCTGTCGAATTGTCGTCAAGTGATGCTAATACCTGACTGAGTTGAACTGTGGCGCGCCGATGTCTTGGATCGCGGCGAATACATTGCCAGAAGCAATGCGCGGCCATTTGACGTTTATCATGACGGCGCGCCCAAAGACCTCGAACGTACCAGATATCGGGATGTGCCTCTGCGACTTCAGGTAGTCCCTGGTGCCAATGAGTAAATTGTTCCTCTTTTTCATCGAGCAGTAATTCACCCAACATCGCCTGTGCGGATATCAACTTGGGCGTTTCCTCAACAATTTGACTCAGACTTTCCTTTGCCTTTGCAGGATCACCATCCCAAAACCGGTGTGCAGCCAGTCCGAATCGCACGTAGGAATCTTTTTTTGATTTCAGCAAGCAAGACTCAAGGAACGGCTTATGTTCAACATGTCGGTCAAGATCGGCGAAAATTGCCAACTCGTTTATCGTGGCCGATCCACTACGGACTAAAAAGAAAAAATGGGGCAACGCTTCCCAGCGCGCTCCCGTGGTGCTTAACAAAAATGCGAGACGCTCATGCGTGGCAACATTGTCTGGATTTGCTTGCAGTACCTGTTGATAGAACTGAATTGCATTCGTCAATTGTCCAAGTTCACGGTAGACTTCGGCAGAAGAGAATCTGGCGAGCTTGGTGTGTTTATTCTCTCCTTCAAAATCAATCACCAATTGAAAGTATTTCAGTGCGTCACTAAATCGCTGACTACGCATAGCTGCTTCCCCAGCCAGTAGTAGCGATTCTGATCGCTCGGGAGCATTAACAGATACCTCTGTGGCCAAAGAAATGGCACGTTCAAAGTCTTTTTCAGAAAGAGCCGTTCTAGCCTTTTGCAATAACACAACAGAATCAGCAGAGTTCGGCTCACAGCCAGAGACCAGACAGAGGAATATGATAAATAAAACCAGATACCTTAAAACAGGCAACTTGATCTTCGTGTTCTCGTATTCTCCAGACTGCAATCGATATCCCCTACTTAATTTCAAGATCGAACTTGTTGTCTCCACCGGCTTCAACCATTACCGACAACGGTGTGGTATCCACTTTCGCATATTTTGCCGGAATTGCATTCTCAGTCTTCTTCGTTGCCCGCGCATCGTGGCCGCTGTTTGAATCATAATTCTTTGTCGGATCGGCACCATGTGCGGCATCGGATCCACTGGTTTCAGTTGCATTTCCTACATATTTGTTGACGAGCACAGAATATCTGCCAGCGGCCGCACCATCGCCTGGAGAATAAGTCATCAATTCATACAAGCCTGTGGCGTTTGTTCGTCCATAGGCAACAGGTTGTTTTTCTTTTGAGACAAAAGTGACGTTTGCCCCAGCTACGGGAGCCCCCGATAAACTGACAGTCCCGGACACTTTATAGACAGGCTTTCTGTCCTCTCCAGTCCTACCGGTACACCCGCATAAGAAGATACAAATAGATGTGATAAATAAAGCCCGTACGCTCATTGCAGGAATTCCTTAGAAGTTGTTACCTGGAAAAACATGTGATACGTGTCTTTTACGGAGGGCAGCAAGCTTGCTACCCTCCGATTTTCAAGTCGATGACTTTCTAGCTCTAATAAGCTTAGAAATCGCCTACCGGTTCACCACCTGAGACAGAACCTAATGCTCCCCAGATACCAAAGGGACTCCTGGCAGAGCCTGATGGAGATGTTGAGGCAGGATTTCCAGCGTCAATGTTTTCGCTGATGAACCGGACAGCTCCGTCCCCCATCAGGACTTGGGCGCCTCCTGCATGCTGACTGGTCGGATCCTGG
The Gimesia aquarii DNA segment above includes these coding regions:
- a CDS encoding FG-GAP-like repeat-containing protein; the protein is MQSGEYENTKIKLPVLRYLVLFIIFLCLVSGCEPNSADSVVLLQKARTALSEKDFERAISLATEVSVNAPERSESLLLAGEAAMRSQRFSDALKYFQLVIDFEGENKHTKLARFSSAEVYRELGQLTNAIQFYQQVLQANPDNVATHERLAFLLSTTGARWEALPHFFFLVRSGSATINELAIFADLDRHVEHKPFLESCLLKSKKDSYVRFGLAAHRFWDGDPAKAKESLSQIVEETPKLISAQAMLGELLLDEKEEQFTHWHQGLPEVAEAHPDIWYVRGLWARRHDKRQMAAHCFWQCIRRDPRHRRATVQLSQVLASLDDNSTAVFRERAIEMVELTQQVDDVLRSNGLNEAAFQRTLELLEKMGRIWEACAWGVVARDLFSTADWPQENLTRCAPLLNRDLPLVQDAQNLAKKNDLSSYPEFQLPQINLHLSAGETEAPVDALIQFSLSSNGIDFTYFNGPDPSTRGVRVFESNGGGVAVVDFDGDEWPDLYFTQGAEWKSGKREPSPSRIYTDRLFRNVGDSFEEITVQSGLGNQGYGQGPTVADFDNDGFPDLYIANIGRNRLYHNNGDGTFEDVTDKCGLTGEQWTASCVVVDLNADGLPDVFDVNYLMGQNVYTAICEGLACSPSVFVGTPDRLHLNQGDGTFKFIPDMTPVSGAKGLGVVASNLHDRERPSLFVANDQTPNFLLQASGTDDASGIRMENRGFIDGISHNEDGLAMACMGIAADDVDGDGRIDFFVTNFKDESNTLYLQDTEGLFFDATKKAGLAGPSWPFVGWGTQFLDADLDGAVDLVVVNGHVDDYRDRGGEYQMRSQFFKNRGSGQFTELFADDVGPWFEKKILGRGLARLDWNRDGLMDFVVSQIGEPASLMTNRTAGSGNFISIQLIATKSARDAIGSSVEVVVENRRWKKQLVAGDGYLSSNQRMLQFGLGKAEFVKELQISWPSGGESIMKNLPVNVTLKVVEEGANFTLWRNSDLEIPGAEVILEYQKNALNSNALLEY
- a CDS encoding carboxypeptidase-like regulatory domain-containing protein, with translation MSVRALFITSICIFLCGCTGRTGEDRKPVYKVSGTVSLSGAPVAGANVTFVSKEKQPVAYGRTNATGLYELMTYSPGDGAAAGRYSVLVNKYVGNATETSGSDAAHGADPTKNYDSNSGHDARATKKTENAIPAKYAKVDTTPLSVMVEAGGDNKFDLEIK